The Impatiens glandulifera chromosome 8, dImpGla2.1, whole genome shotgun sequence genome includes a window with the following:
- the LOC124912340 gene encoding uncharacterized protein LOC124912340, which yields MDVDIMELSKPETLKVKEEVDPYATECSSSFDDDSLSGGDNHNHNNDDVSACPSDAEVDSHFFENDEFGFDELGSLFPMRKKKLTAHWRNFIRPLMWRCKWAELKMKEIQSQSLKYDKELAEFDRVKKIEQDQCRLPGSSSKSSQYVSRMGRRRRMIMKRRKRKRVEDSVDIKPYVSQHNLFSYHENKNTNSDGSVVVEEFSNPVVNDINHEELVDESWMFRMSKDSTDSPEPFLRQIANIQSQVRSLKSRLVSVISENGSMLSSSENFSLHLPNEAQTSSAQSLDFSANMGGLYDMADENSVPYYSIFAPDIIESTVGSLSSVDLHTQIGDTSEAVMDNAAIESALRNQRTEKNREEEGGSEQEESSNNYCKKLGAKSGFKHEEQQMGNVGLGPDICFPKAKGKRGERKPGFRGGWKR from the exons ATGGATGTGGATATTATGGAATTGAGTAAACCTGAAACCCTTAAAGTTAAAGAAGAAGTTGACCCATATGCAACAGAGTGTTCAAGTTCATTTGATGATGATAGTTTATCTGGAGGAGAcaatcataatcataataatgATGATGTTTCAGCTTGTCCAAGTGATGCTGAAgttgactcacatttttttgaaaatgatgaatttGGGTTTGATGAACTTGGTAGTTTGTTCCCTATGAG GAAGAAGAAATTGACTGCTCATTGGAGGAACTTTATACGCCCTTTAATGTGGAGGTGTAAGTGGGCAGAGCTGAAAATGAAGGAGATTCAGTCACAATCATTGAAGTATGATAAAGAACTAGCGGAATTCGATCGGGTGAAGAAGATAGAACAAGATCAATGTCGTTTGCCTGGTTCTTCGTCGAAATCATCGCAGTATGTTTCCAGAATGGGAAGAAGGAGGAGAATGATCATGAAGAGGAGGAAACGGAAGAGAGTTGAAGATTCTGTTGACATTAAGCCATATGTTTCACAACATAATCTCTTCTCTTATCATG AAAATAAGAACACCAATTCAGATGGAAGTGTTGTAGTTGAGGAGTTCTCTAATCCAG TGGTTAATGATATTAACCATGAAGAACTTGTAGACGAGTCTTGGATGTTTCGCATGTCAAAAGATAGTACAGATTCTCCCGAGCCATTCTTACGACAGATAGCTAACATTCAGTCTCAGGTGCGGAGTCTGAAGTCTCGTTTGGTCTCGGTTATTTCTGAGAATGGAAGCATGTTATCTTCTTCGGAGAATTTTAGCCTTCATCTACCAAACGAGGCACAAACAAGTTCTGCTCAAAGCCTCGATTTTTCAGCTAACATGGGAGGCTTATATGACATGGCTGATGAGAATTCTGTTCCATATTATAGTATTTTTGCTCCTGACATAATTGAAAGTACCGTCGGTTCATTGTCATCGGTTGATCTCCACACGCAAATTGGAGATACGTCTGAAGCG GTCATGGATAATGCGGCTATTGAATCCGCATTAAGGAACCAAAGAACAGAGAAGAACCGGGAAGAGGAAGGGGGAAGCGAGCAAGAAGAAAGTAGCAATAATTATTGTAAGAAGTTAGGTGCAAAAAGTGGCTTCAAACATGAAGAGCAACAAATGGGCAATGTAGGTTTAGGGCCTGATATTTGTTTCCCGAAGGCGAAAGGAAAGAGAGGTGAGCGTAAACCAGGCTTTCGTGGCGGTTGGAAAAGGTGA